CAATATTATCTGAGAAGATAACTAATGATGCGGTTGCCAAGATTAAAACGCTGGCTAACAAACGCGGCAGAAATATTGAATGGGCGGAAAAAGCAGTTAGGGAATCAGCCTCTATAACCGAGTATGAGGCATTAGAGATGGGCGTAATTGAGTATATTGCCGATGATATTGATGACCTTCTGCGGCAAATTGATGGCGATACTATTGAGGTTATTTCCGGCGATGTAGTATTAAATACTAAAGATGCCCGTGTTAATGAGATAGATATCGGTTTTGCCAACAGATTTCTTGAAGTAATCTCCAACCCGAATATCGCTTATATACTTATGGTTATAGGCATGATGGGTTTATACTTTGAGTTTTCCAATCCGGGAGCTATCGTGCCGGGAGTAGTCGGCGGCATCAGCCTGATTTTAGCATTCTTTGCTTTCCAAACTCTGCCGATAAATTATGCAGGGTTAGCTTTAATGATAATGGCGGTAATATTATTTTTACTTGAGATAAAGGTAACAAGCCATGGCATACTTGCTATTGGCGGAACAATTAGTTTATTTTTAGGATCACTTATGCTTATCGATTCAGATTTACCCTACATGCAAATTTCGCTATCGGTAATTATACCGGTGGTGATAATAACGGCGGGTTTCTTTTTATTCGCCATCTACTTTGCTGTTAAGGCGCATAAAAGAAAAGTAGCCACCGGCGAGGCTGGTCTTATCGGCGAAACTGCCACCGTTACAGATATGACAGATGGCAAAGGAACGGTTTTCGTGCACGGCGAATACTGGCAAGCCCTTGGTACCGAGGATTTTCCCCAAGGCGAAAGAGTGAAAATCATCGGCATTGAGGGTATGTTTGTAAAAGTGGACAAATTATAATTTAAGGAGGAGAAAAATGGCTCAGGGTTTGTATGGATTTGTAGTACTCATCTTTATAGGGATATTTATACTTAGCCAAGCAATACGAGTGCTTCGTGAATACGAGCGCGGAGTAGTGTTCAGGCTGGGACGACTGGTTGGAGCCAAAGGTCCCGGACTTATACTTTTAATTCCTGTTATCGATAAAATGGTTAAAGTTTCGATGCGGACAGTGCCTATGGATGTGCCGCCGCAGGACATTATCACTAAAGACAATGTTACGGTCAAAGTTAACGCAGTTGCTTATTTCCGTGTTATGGATGCCGCTAAAGCTATTGTTGATGTCGAGGATTATATCTACGCAACCTCACAGATTGCTCAAACGACTCTACGGTCAGTATTAGGGCAGGTAGAGCTTGATGACCTTTTATCGGAACGCGAAAAGATTAACCACGAACTGCAGAAAATTATCGATTTGCAAACCGAACCCTGGGGCATTAAAGTTAGCGTGGTCGAGGTAAAAAATGTCGACCTGCCGCAGGAGATGCAGAGAGCTATTGCCCGTCAGGCTGAGGCCGAGCGTGAACGCCGCGCCAAGGTTATACATGCCGAAGGCGAGGTGCAGGCATCCGAACGGATTAACAAGGCGGCTACAGTTCTTTCTCAGACACCGGTTGGCATACAGTTGAGATATTTGCAGACTCTGGTAGAGGTCGCCGCCGAGCGCAATTCGACTACTATTTTCCCGGTGCCTATTGATCTGTTTAAGCCATTTATTGAAAACATGAAAAAGGAAGAAAAATAAAATAGTCTTTATAGGATTATTAATTTAATTGATATAGCGTTTATTGTTGTGCCTTGGGATGTTGGCCGACACGGCGTCTGCCTAAGGCGAACTACTTTGTTGTAATGTATTATTTTATCATAAAACAAAGGCTTGTTGGTGCACGAGGACTTGTCTGCCGCCTACAATAGAAATATAAATCACCGCGTTTTATTCTTAGCGATACCGTATTTTTCCAGCAAATCATATAGTGTCGTTCGGCTTATATCAAGCTGACGGGCAACTTTCGAAATATTCCAGCGGCTCGATTCGATTTTTTCCTTAATGAATTTCTTTTCATATATATCCCTGAAATCAAACAGCGTCATAGGCGTTTTCATAGATAATTCCGAGCTATCGATATTAATATCCTCGCTGGATATTGTTGATGACTTGGTGATTATAACGCCTCTCTTAATTCGGTTCTCAAGTTCTCTGATATTACCCGGCCATCGGTAGCCGTTTATAGATTCAATAGCGTCATCAGAGAAAGCCAAACCGTTTTTGGAATATTGGCGGCAATATTTATCGAGAAAATATTTTGCCAAAAGCAATTTATCATCCCCGCGTTCAGATAGAGAAGGAAGTGAAATATTTATTACAGACAGGCGATAATAAAGGTCATCTCGAAATGTTTTTTCTTTCATCGCCTCCTTAAGGTTTTTATTTGTAGCGGCAACTACTCTGACATCAAGTTCAATTGGCGACTCGGCGCCGATTCTTTCGATAGAATGGTCTTGCAGAAAACGCAGTATTTTAACTTGTAATTCATTCGGCAATTCGCCAATTTCATCTAAGAATACCGTGCCGTGATTGGCTGTTTCGAGTCGGCCGATTTTACGCTGATAGGCGCCGGTAAAAGAGCCTTTTTCATGTCCGAACATTTCCGACTCTAAAAGCGATTCGGGAATTGCGCCGCAGTTGATTGCAACAAATGGTTTTCCGGCTCGCGGGCTTTTCGCATGAATCGCTCGGGCTACAAGCTCCTTGCCGGTCCCCGATTCGCCGGTAATCAGCACCGTTATATCTATGGGCGCCACCGAATCAATTGTCCGAAAGATATCCTGAACAGACGGATGGTTGCCGATAATATCCTGATAGGAACTTGCCTGGATTACCTGGCTTGCCAACCGACGGTTTTCCCGTTCGAGATACTGCATCCCCAGCGCCCGCGAGATGATAATTTTAATCTCGCTAATAATAATCGGCTTTTGATAAAAATCATAAGCACCCAAACTTACCGCTTCGAGGGCTTTGTTCTTATCATCCGTACCGGTTATCATGATGACTTTAATGGTCGGGTCAATTTTGACTACATCACCCAACAAATCAATGCCATCTGAGTCGCCGGCAAATGGCGAAAGGGCAATATCTAAAGTTATCAGGTCGGGTTGAAAATCAGCCAGTTTCTGCTTGGTCGATTTAACATCAGGAGCGGTCTCGACTATGTAGATATCATCAAGCGCCCACTTAAGCTGGTTTCTTATCCCTTCGTCATCATCAACGATTAGTATTTTCGATTTTTTTGTCATCTCCCGAATACCAGCATAAATGTGGAACCTTTACCCAGTTCGCTTTCAACAATTATATCGCCGCCTGTTTCTCTAAACATCTCGCGGCACTGGTAAAGCCCAATCCCCAAACCCTTGGTTTTGGTGGTCTGGAAAGGACGAAAAAGATTATTCTTGATAAAAGATTCGCTTATGCCAATTCCCGTGTCCGCAATCGAAACGATAACCCTGCCGTTATTGATAAGATCATCCGCAGTGATAGTCCCGCCTTTGGGCATAGCCTCCACAGCGTTAATGAGAAGATTTTCAAACACCGTTCCCAGTACATTGGCATCCGTTTTGACTTTTATAGAATCATTTATATTTATTTGCAAATCAATATTTGCTTTATTTTGAATAGCGCTTTTCCGCAAAGCTTTGTCAAAAACTTTCTTCAGATTAATCTCGTGCAGCTGAAATTGTTCTTTGCTGGGTGTAGCTTTTAATTTTTCGATGATTTTTTGCATCCGGTCAACAGCTTGTGTTATTGTTCTTATAGATTCTTTCTGGAACTCCGGATTGGACATCTTGCTTGGCGCATTTTGAAGCATCAACGACAGCATGCTAACGGCATTTTTGAGGTCGTGGACGACAAATGAAGCCGTTCTGTGAAATGATGCCAGTTTCTCATTCTCGAGAAGCATATCGCGTGAACGCAAGTGCAGTATGGCAACCGCCGCCTGATGTCCCATCACCGACAGCAATTCCAAGCCCTCGCTGCTATACTCCGAATTATCTTTCTTAGCGCCAAAAAACACTATGCCTGTCAGTTTTTTTTCAGCAACAAGCGGCACAACAACATTAAACTGCTCAGCTTTTTCCATCAAGGCGCTAAAACCAGTTATTTTAATTTGCCATGGAAACACCGGTTTAGCGTTTAAAAACAGCCACTCTGCGGTTTGGTCTTTTAAATCATATTTATCCGAAGCCTGACCTGCTGGATAAACACAATAAAGGCAACTATTCAATGCCTCAAAGATTTCCAGTTTCGAGGGGTCAAACACGCGGGCAACCTCTTCATCGATAGTCTCCAACAGCTTATCAAGGTTGTCGCAGGCGGCGAAATTTTCACTTAGGGCGCGCCATTCGGCTTTGTAATCGAATCGGCCGGCATATATTCGTGAACGGAAAAGTTTGCCGAATCTTTGACGAATTGAATCCGACAGAGCCACTATGAAAAAAAGGCTAATAACTAAAAACGCTCCAAATGCCGAAAGAAACGCCTCAATATTACCGCCAAACATCATGATAAATTTTCCCACTACGCCGATAAAAATCAGGAAAAATCCTAAAAACAATATTACCGCTGATGAATAAAACGCCTGCTTATCAACAGTTATGTTTATGGTAAAAGCATCCTTTTGCATTAATAATGAATATAGCCATATAAGGCAGAATAAAATCAGCGGCGAGGAATACAAATAGAAATTTAACGAGATAGAGCCAAGAAATAGTATCTTTATTAAACCTGCCAGAATTATCAAATCTATAATAATCAGCAGAAAAAACTGTTTCTTGACATTGCCGGTACTCAAGCGCCAGACACTTTCAAAGTTTACTAACGAATAAACAGTTAGAAGACTCTGGAATAGACAAATAACTCTTGCCAGAAACCCCTGGTTTGCAATTATATATTCCGAGTCGATAACTATCGAGCTATGAACAAATCCGGAAACTGTTAAAACAGCTAAGAAAAAAGTTATAAAGGCAGCAATCCTGATGAATACTCCCAAACCATGTCCCGATTGCTTGTCGGGAGTTTGTCCGTAATGAAGTGAAACCAGCAGCAGCAAAAACGGAACGAATGAAGCAGAAAGAACAAACAGTTTATCGCTAATAGAAAATAAAACGCTCTTTATTCCTTCGCCGCCAGCAAGTGTAAATATTATCAAGCCAGCGGAACCCCAGAATAACCCTATGCACAACAAACAGAGAATGAAATATACTGTTATTTTCTTTAAACCTGCTTTAACAGCAAAGAGAACCCCTATAGCGAGAGCAACTAATAAAACAATAAGATTACTTACGCCCAATATGAAATACAATATTACTCCGTCCGGTTAAGGTAAAAATAGGTTATACCGGCAAAAAGCAAATAATTCGCGATTAAGGAAATTACGATATTGGCTGACATAAGATAAATTAGTGTGGTTGTGTTGAATTTCCCCAGAATGAGATAGGCTTTTGTGGATGTTATATATCCAATCGGGAATTGAATCAGCCAGGGAATAAAGAGTATTATGAATGTGAAAACAAAATTTCTCAATGTTAACACAACGCTCTCCCCTATGGCAGGAAAAAGCCTCATGCGGTGTAATAGTACCGCCGGATATGCATACACCAGAAAAGCCGATATTGCTAATGCAATCATCTGTACTAAAAAAAAGCCGAGAAAATACGACATAGGTAAGTCATTGACTAATGGAAAGATCAGAGGTCCGCCATACATGAAAAAAAGCACAATCAACCCTGTTTTTACTATCCATATAATCATAAGGGCTGGCAGTGATTTAAAAGCGGTGCGAAAGCCCTCGGCAAAGCCGCCTTTTTCCTGCTTGAAATCGGCTCCAATCATAAAAACAGCCGCGGCGCTTAATATAATCCCAAATATAAAATCCAGAACCAGCAATGAACCATAGCTGTATAATTGGGGAAGAAGATAATAAAAATATGGAAAGTGAAGCGCTTTCTCGGAATAGAAATAACTTAGCAAAGGTGAAAACAACTTATTGATTGGCGAATAATAAAAGTATACCAGAATAGTCAGCCATAGCCCCTGAAAGAACGCCAAAATTATAAAAGGCGCTATTAGCTTTATTGATTTTAAGCGTCTGAATATGCGGAAATATATTTCAATAAACAGATTTATCCGGTCTAAAACGCTCAAGATACCCCTCCGCAGGCTTTAGGTTATGGAACAGTAATCAGCGCATAGGCAGAATAGCTGGAAATACGGCCGCCTCGGTCGAAAACCCTGAGCCAGTAGTAAAACTCATTTCCGGATGAAACGCCATTCTTATTGATTGCGTAAGAAAGGCTGCTAATATCATATACATAAGCTATTGGAGTGGATGCTAATGAATCATCATCCGAATATTCATAGACAACATAATACGAAAAATCAGGAATTTCGCTGGCCGACCAGCCAATAACAGCGGTAAGGTCTAATAATAAAGTGTCAACGTCGCTGGAATCATAACTTACATCGCTTATAAAACAGGATACGGACGGCGGCTGAGTATTTTCAAGCGCAACAAGTATGGTATCAGAATCGGAGGAATCATCGTAGCTGCTGTAGAATCTTAACATATAATAAACAGAATCAATAGCATCATCAGGTAAATCATTAAGACCAATACTGTCTATATAACTTACCTGCGAAATATCATTAAATGAGGCGATTATGGTATCGACCGTGTTGGCGCCGTTAGACCTGAACAGCCGGTATGAATTGAAGTCTTCCGATAATGAAGCCGACCACTGCAGGGTAATCATTTGATAGTTATCCGGCTCTTGATAAACCGGCAGTAAATCCACCGGGTCGCTCGATGCCAGCATGATTGAATCGGAAACCATTACCTCGACGCTGTCGCCATTCTCATCTCGGAATACGGCGTAAAAGGCAGCCGTATCCTGATTGTCGGCTGTTTGCCGGGATATAAACCATAATTTTGAGGCGGCAAAGGTTTCCCAATCTGCATTGTTGAAATCAGCCGAATTTGAAATCATCATATACGATGTGCCCGAGGGCGCGCCTATTGTCAGATCGACTTCCCGCGAATAAGTTTTTGGAGCATTATTGTTGACTACAATCGAATACTGGTAATTTAGAATTTCATAGGTGATATCATCCGAAACATAACCGCTGGTGTTGTTGCTGTTGTTATCGCGAAACATGGCATATACAGTCTTTAAACCGGCTCCCTCGTCAACTATCCAAGGTTTCGAATTTGCGAATGATTCCCAGGGAGAATTTGCAAAATCCGAAGTGTTTGAAATCCGCATAAGCATAGTGTTAGATGGAGCTACTAAAGTTAAAATTACATTTCTTGTATTGGTTGTTTCGCCGCCTTCAATAATCAAGGAGTATAAATTGGGAACGCCATTGGCAGACGCTGACAGATTGCCCTCTATTCTATCCTCATTAAAAGCCGAAACTTTGTATAAATACATATACCCATTCTGCAAGTTGGAATCAGCAAATTCAGCATCGGTTGTGCTGTCGATAAATGAATATTCAGGGCTTAAAGTATCGGCGAGGAAACGGGCGCGGT
The window above is part of the Candidatus Zixiibacteriota bacterium genome. Proteins encoded here:
- a CDS encoding fibronectin type III domain-containing protein, giving the protein MRKIIILFAVFAALLGCSREIPNPVDNSFEPVVIGTPANLIISVGDGTLNLDWEMADSTGIVGYKIYRARFLADTLSPEYSFIDSTTDAEFADSNLQNGYMYLYKVSAFNEDRIEGNLSASANGVPNLYSLIIEGGETTNTRNVILTLVAPSNTMLMRISNTSDFANSPWESFANSKPWIVDEGAGLKTVYAMFRDNNSNNTSGYVSDDITYEILNYQYSIVVNNNAPKTYSREVDLTIGAPSGTSYMMISNSADFNNADWETFAASKLWFISRQTADNQDTAAFYAVFRDENGDSVEVMVSDSIMLASSDPVDLLPVYQEPDNYQMITLQWSASLSEDFNSYRLFRSNGANTVDTIIASFNDISQVSYIDSIGLNDLPDDAIDSVYYMLRFYSSYDDSSDSDTILVALENTQPPSVSCFISDVSYDSSDVDTLLLDLTAVIGWSASEIPDFSYYVVYEYSDDDSLASTPIAYVYDISSLSYAINKNGVSSGNEFYYWLRVFDRGGRISSYSAYALITVP
- the prsR gene encoding PEP-CTERM-box response regulator transcription factor, coding for MTKKSKILIVDDDEGIRNQLKWALDDIYIVETAPDVKSTKQKLADFQPDLITLDIALSPFAGDSDGIDLLGDVVKIDPTIKVIMITGTDDKNKALEAVSLGAYDFYQKPIIISEIKIIISRALGMQYLERENRRLASQVIQASSYQDIIGNHPSVQDIFRTIDSVAPIDITVLITGESGTGKELVARAIHAKSPRAGKPFVAINCGAIPESLLESEMFGHEKGSFTGAYQRKIGRLETANHGTVFLDEIGELPNELQVKILRFLQDHSIERIGAESPIELDVRVVAATNKNLKEAMKEKTFRDDLYYRLSVINISLPSLSERGDDKLLLAKYFLDKYCRQYSKNGLAFSDDAIESINGYRWPGNIRELENRIKRGVIITKSSTISSEDINIDSSELSMKTPMTLFDFRDIYEKKFIKEKIESSRWNISKVARQLDISRTTLYDLLEKYGIAKNKTR
- a CDS encoding nodulation protein NfeD; the encoded protein is MKKYAYQIIIILSLLFSISCFAQTTSADVPDTSKTDGEYSSKPAQVNLLIIKAAIGPITLRVITKAIKLAEENRSEALIIMLDTPGGLSESTWEINSEILSSNVPVVMYIAPRGARAGSAGVYITYSCHITAMAPQTNIGSAHPVGAGTQQPDSILSEKITNDAVAKIKTLANKRGRNIEWAEKAVRESASITEYEALEMGVIEYIADDIDDLLRQIDGDTIEVISGDVVLNTKDARVNEIDIGFANRFLEVISNPNIAYILMVIGMMGLYFEFSNPGAIVPGVVGGISLILAFFAFQTLPINYAGLALMIMAVILFLLEIKVTSHGILAIGGTISLFLGSLMLIDSDLPYMQISLSVIIPVVIITAGFFLFAIYFAVKAHKRKVATGEAGLIGETATVTDMTDGKGTVFVHGEYWQALGTEDFPQGERVKIIGIEGMFVKVDKL
- a CDS encoding slipin family protein, which gives rise to MAQGLYGFVVLIFIGIFILSQAIRVLREYERGVVFRLGRLVGAKGPGLILLIPVIDKMVKVSMRTVPMDVPPQDIITKDNVTVKVNAVAYFRVMDAAKAIVDVEDYIYATSQIAQTTLRSVLGQVELDDLLSEREKINHELQKIIDLQTEPWGIKVSVVEVKNVDLPQEMQRAIARQAEAERERRAKVIHAEGEVQASERINKAATVLSQTPVGIQLRYLQTLVEVAAERNSTTIFPVPIDLFKPFIENMKKEEK